One window of the Paraburkholderia sp. PGU19 genome contains the following:
- the napE gene encoding periplasmic nitrate reductase, NapE protein: MNESKELRKSEELRSFLFLTVVMVPVLTVMLIAGYGFAVWFYQLLIGGPPHH, encoded by the coding sequence ATGAATGAGAGCAAGGAATTGCGCAAGTCAGAAGAGCTGCGAAGCTTCCTCTTTCTGACTGTCGTCATGGTTCCCGTGTTGACGGTGATGCTCATTGCGGGTTATGGATTTGCAGTATGGTTTTACCAGCTGCTTATTGGTGGCCCGCCTCACCACTGA
- a CDS encoding chaperone NapD, translating into MTIGCRNEACETDTPGEFHIAGVVVYAQPALRDSVVQNIGMLPGAQVHAASPDAKLVVTLEGPRSSSVAEQLDAIQALPGVYAAALIYQHHEDIDSLNEEIVDEADSP; encoded by the coding sequence ATGACGATCGGTTGTCGCAACGAAGCTTGTGAAACCGACACGCCTGGCGAATTTCATATCGCCGGTGTGGTCGTCTACGCGCAGCCCGCACTGCGCGACAGCGTCGTGCAGAACATTGGCATGCTGCCGGGAGCGCAGGTGCACGCTGCCTCTCCTGATGCAAAACTGGTAGTCACACTCGAGGGGCCACGTTCGTCCAGCGTTGCCGAGCAACTGGACGCCATTCAGGCCTTGCCCGGCGTCTATGCCGCTGCCCTTATCTATCAGCATCACGAAGACATCGATTCGCTCAACGAGGAGATCGTCGATGAAGCTGACTCGCCGTGA